TGCCCCGGGACTATAATCATCTATTCCATTAGGATAAGCATATTCAAAAAAAGATCCAGCAGGGTAAATACCATTATTATGGTCAAATAACCTGTCCTCATCTACCGTAACAGAAACAATGGGGAATTCATGGTCAAAAGAGCTTCCTACAAAATAAGTTTGAGTTATAATCGGACTTGAAAGAGCATTCCGTTTTACCACCATTGCTTTTACTACACTGCCCTTTTGAACTTGATAGCTAGGTAAATAACTCGGCGAATAGGGATAGCTAGAAAGCTTACCAGAAACTCTATTTCGCTGACCTGTATTATCTTTTATAAGTATTGGTGTATTATAAGCATATGTATTAACACTATCCTCTATCAAAGAACTTGGATAATCATTTTTATAAAAAAAAGTCTTCCCGTTTACATTATTAGTGTCAGGGTCTGAGCCATCTAAAGTATAATAAATAGCTGCTCCAGCTTCTAATGTATTTAGATTTAATGTAAACTGGTTAGCATAGGTACCTGAAGGCTGGGAAAAAATAGGTGGGGCTAAATAATCTTCGTAAGAAAATGAAGGAACATTATTAAAGTTAAAAGATGAAGGAATGAAGTACACCAGCGTATCACTTCCATCGTACTTTCGCCCATAAGATATATCCGTATTCTGGATACCAAAACTTAACGAATCTACTACAGTTAGACCATTAGGAGCAGTTAAGATAAGTTTTTCTCCATCAGAAGATAGTTTAAAATCCAAATGATTACCCCCCCTTTCTACGTCACCACTTGCCCACAAAATCACATAGCCTTGACTTGGAATTATTAGAGTCTCTTCAAACTCATGTTTTTGAAAGTCTCCATCGTCATCAGAGATAAAATATCCATTGAGATCTATAGCGGAATTGGACGCATTATAAATTTCAAGCCAATCTGAACTCTCTCCTAGCTGGTCTTGTGCGGATGACGAATTACTAGCCATTATTTCATTTATATACAAACTTGGTTCTATTTCTGAACTAATTCTAGTTTGCGATAAAGATGTAAACGACCATAAGAACGATATTATAAGTAATAGTTTTTTAATCAAAATATAAAAGAAGGATTTAGTATTCCGTTAAACGAAACTATAAAAATCAAATCCCAATTAGAAAAGAAGCCGCCTAAAATTATTATTCGGTAGACATATCTTTATGTAATAGTATAATACCTCATAAAAAACATTCCTTAATTCAGGAATGCCAAATTATTAATAAAATCAACGAAACTAAACCACTTAATTCAAGGTTTCCTAAGCGAACTTTCCAGTATAGAAACCATTGCAAAAATCTAAGCTTATTTTACCCATACTCGTTTTATCACAATTCTGTGGTACCTCACTGTGGTTTGCGGGCAATAGTATCATGAGCGACCTGGTGATAAATTTTGGCTTTGAAGCTGCTGCTTTGGGGCCTTTAACTTCGTCCGTTCAGTTGGGTTTTATAGCTGGTACGCTCCTATTCGCCTTATTGGCTATATCAGACAGAGTTTCTCCTTCCAAAGTTTTCTTGGTTTGTGCCGTCTTTGGATCTCTGTTTAATTTGGGTATTATTTGGGATGGAAATACTTTAATCAGTATCCTTATTTTACGCTTTTTTACAGGATTTTTCTTGGCAGGGATTTACCCCGTAGGCATGAAAATAGCCGCAGACCATTTTGAAAATGGATTGGGCAAGTCACTTGGTCTACTGGTAGGTGCATTAGTTTTGGGCACAGCATTCCCTCATTTATTAAAAGGAATTTTCGCTTGGAAATTCGTCATACTCTCAACTTCAGCATTGGCGTTTTTAGGAGGAATACTAGTAGCCACCTTAGTGCCAGATGGCCCATTTAGAAAACCTGGTCAAATAATGGCATTATCCTCATTTAAAACCTTTTTTAACAAGCAAGAGTTTAAGGCAGCGGCTTTGGGTTATTTTGGCCACATGTGGGAATTATATGCGTACTGGGCATTTGTTCCTATCATTCTAGCTTCATATCAGTTAATTAACCCAGCTTCCGCTTTCAATATTTCTATAGTTTCTTTCTCCATTATTGCTATTGGCGGAGTAGGCTGTGTGATAGGTGGCTTTCTCTCTCAGCGTTTTGGTGCTAAAAAAATAGCGACAATCAGTTTATTTCTGTCATGCCTATGTTGCCTTATTTCTCCATTTATGCTAGGGCTTAATTCAGAAGTATTTTTTATTGGCTTTTTGCTTTTTTGGGGTTTGATGGTAACGGCAGATTCACCTCTTTTTTCTACGTTAGTGGCTCAAAACGCTATTCCAGAATTAAAAGGCACTGCACTTACCCTTGTTAACTGTTTAGGCTTTGCCATTAGTATTTTTAGTATTCAGCTACTGAATGAAATGAAAAGCTACACAGATTCTAATAGCATTTATGTGGTACTGGCCATTGGGCCTGTTTTAGGATTATGGGCTTTAAGCAAACCTGTAAAATAAGTATCTTATTAATCCCTAAAACACTAGGCCTGCAAGCTCAGTAAACACCAAGGAATTAAGTCAGTTTTTTTCCATTTCAAACAATAGCTACAATAAAATCTATTAGCTTTACAGTACAATCAACCCTCAAAAATGAAAAAAATAACATTCGTACTCAGTCTTCTTTTAGTCCTAAGTATAGGAGAAAGTTCAGCCCAAAAACTGAAAAAAATATTTAACGGGAAAAACCTGAAAGGTTGGACCGTACCAAACCCAAACAATGATAACTGGACGGTGGCAGATGGCCAGCTGATAGTTAAAAGCTCTGAGGACCGTAAGGGTAGCACATTATGGACGGAGAAATCATATACTGATTTTGTGATAGAAGTAGAATACAAAAACACTTTTGGTATAGTAGATTCTGGCATTTTCTTACGCTCTGATAAAGACCAAATTCAGATTGGTATCTCTGGCTCAAGGAAAAAAGATTTAACAGGATCGCCTTACATACCTGGCAAAAGCTACCCGAAAGTGGCAGATATAAGCAGCGTAAAACCAAACGACTGGAACACCATGAAAATTAAAGTAGTGGGAGATAATTATATAGTTTGGGTAAACGGAACAGAAGTGATGAATTATACTTCTGAAGATATTCCTGCAACTGGCCCAGTAGGCATTCAGCTTCATCCAGGTAACGAAATGGGCATTAATTACAGAAGCATTAAACTGTCTGAGATTTAGACTCTTTCCTCTTTTTTTAAACTACGAGGCTGTCTTATTTATTTAAGGCAGCCTTCTAGTTGTGGTTTTAAACTACCGCCCTTATTCAAACTTGCATTCGCAAACCTTTTTTTGATGTAGGATTCCTAATCAAAGTACATTCATCTTGGTTTGGCTACATCTAATCCCCTTACATAAAGCACTTGTAGCAAAGAAAGTACACGCATTGCATTAATTGTAGTTTCTCTACCAATCATATAAGTTTCATAAGAAACTTGAACTAATAAAATCCCAAATGAGAATGAACAAAATTGCTTTCTATTTACTCCAGACTTTCACACTCATAGTAGTACTAAACTCATGCACTGCACCGCCTCAGAAAGACAATGTTTCTGTGACAAGCCCTAACGATAAATTTAGATTTGACCTACAAATAATAAACTCCGAGCCTATTTATAGTGCTTATTTCAACAACAATAAGATTATCGGAAAATCCTCCATGGGATTCAATTTTTCAGGCAATGAAACAACTTCCCATAATTTGACAATAAAGTCTGTTAAAAACAGAAAAGTTGATAAGCTTTGGAATCCTATTTATGGAGAAAAGAATCAATACCCAGAGCAATATCATGAAGTCATTGTTGATTTCAATACTACCAATGAGAACATACC
This sequence is a window from Arcticibacterium luteifluviistationis. Protein-coding genes within it:
- a CDS encoding MFS transporter, giving the protein MSDLVINFGFEAAALGPLTSSVQLGFIAGTLLFALLAISDRVSPSKVFLVCAVFGSLFNLGIIWDGNTLISILILRFFTGFFLAGIYPVGMKIAADHFENGLGKSLGLLVGALVLGTAFPHLLKGIFAWKFVILSTSALAFLGGILVATLVPDGPFRKPGQIMALSSFKTFFNKQEFKAAALGYFGHMWELYAYWAFVPIILASYQLINPASAFNISIVSFSIIAIGGVGCVIGGFLSQRFGAKKIATISLFLSCLCCLISPFMLGLNSEVFFIGFLLFWGLMVTADSPLFSTLVAQNAIPELKGTALTLVNCLGFAISIFSIQLLNEMKSYTDSNSIYVVLAIGPVLGLWALSKPVK
- a CDS encoding 3-keto-disaccharide hydrolase — encoded protein: MKKITFVLSLLLVLSIGESSAQKLKKIFNGKNLKGWTVPNPNNDNWTVADGQLIVKSSEDRKGSTLWTEKSYTDFVIEVEYKNTFGIVDSGIFLRSDKDQIQIGISGSRKKDLTGSPYIPGKSYPKVADISSVKPNDWNTMKIKVVGDNYIVWVNGTEVMNYTSEDIPATGPVGIQLHPGNEMGINYRSIKLSEI